From the genome of Scytonema hofmannii PCC 7110, one region includes:
- a CDS encoding non-ribosomal peptide synthetase has protein sequence MSQYIFSSLTDDEELNFSEEAEVFVFPTSFAQQRLWFLDQLAPGNPFYNVSTALRLTGSLNFTALKQTFNEIVRRHETLRTTFVLLEQQLVQAIAPSLTIPLPLIDLRNFQRQECDTQVQQIVTQEAQRPFNLITGPLLRVKLLQLDEAEYLLLLNLHHIVADGWSIGVLIRELGVLYKAFAEDKRCLTTSDSMSTPLAELPIQYADFAEWQREWLQRVGANGTSPLQTQLAYWQKQLDGISVLNLPTDRLRSAVPTYRGAKQFLELPHSLTQALEALSYQEGVTLFMILLAVFQTLLYRYTQQEDITVGSPIANRNRSELEGLIGFFVNSLVLRIDFSGNPTFRELWNRVREVTLGAYAHQDLPFEKLVEELHPERDLSYHPFFQVVFSLQNTPIEALELPGLRLSLFEFDSKTAKLDLEFHLWQDLDSLKGQIIYSTDLFDDTTITRMLGHFQTLLESIVANPEQRLSDLSLLTEEERLELLIDWNDTKKDYPQNKCFHQLFEAQVQETPDANAVVFDKQQLTYRELNIRANQLAHHLQKWGVVPDVLVGISVERSLEMIVALLGILKAGGAYLPLDPSLPQERLKFMLEDAQVSVLLIQEKLLEHFEDLSTPIICIDEDWATITQHSQENPTSGVTLDNLAYVIYTSGSTGKPKGVLLQHRGLSNLASDQIEVFNLQPSNRILQFASLSFDASIFEIVMALQTGATLYLANKESLLPGQPLLQILREKAITHVTLPPAVLAILPTESLPVLQTIICAGESCTDDIVKRWWNSQRRFFNAYGTTETTVWSTVAEISHISEKPPIGRPIANTQIYILDKHLQPLPIGISGELYIGGDGLAQGYINRPELKIEKFISNPFHDKKGARLYKTGDLARYRADGNIEFLGRIDNQVKIRGFRIELSEIETVLSQHQSVQKAVVIVEENVSGDKSLVAYIVTNVKTQNFASLLRKFLKEKLPEYMLPKAFIVLDSLPLTASGKVDRLALRELDSPASRSTDKAFIAPRTPTESILAKIWAEVLNVERVGIHDNFFDLGGDSLLTVSLLKQIHKQFERELPLSSLFLNPTIESLSTSLSSKADSLPWSPLVPIQPAGSSPAFFCVHPIFGVVFPYYELAHHLGNNQPFYGLQPIGLDGKTSPLTNIEDMATHYIEALRRVQPKGPYFLGGWSFGSWVAFEMAQQLQRSGEEVALLAVLDTLAPIPGNIPSLGNNFKFMLTTVARYIWPFFFDYFYLIIAIVKNRINTLTSRLTNFIKIMRLPTNLFSHLILKEDATVNVIPEESKLRLLRELAIRPMLRVFYANSQAVLNYVPQAYPKRINLFRTKVQSSIAKEDPSMGWDRLIVGGTEIYHIPGNHLTMLRKPHIQVLAVQLRACIEKAQNLQQFSPK, from the coding sequence ATGAGCCAGTATATTTTCAGTAGTCTCACAGATGATGAAGAACTTAATTTTTCTGAAGAAGCAGAGGTTTTCGTTTTTCCTACTTCTTTCGCCCAGCAGCGATTGTGGTTTCTCGACCAGTTAGCACCGGGTAATCCATTTTACAACGTGTCAACAGCACTTCGCCTGACAGGTTCCCTCAACTTCACTGCCTTAAAGCAGACATTCAACGAAATTGTACGTCGCCACGAAACCTTACGCACTACGTTTGTTCTGCTAGAGCAGCAACTAGTGCAGGCGATAGCACCCAGCTTAACCATACCTCTTCCCCTAATAGACCTACGCAATTTCCAGAGACAAGAATGCGACACACAAGTGCAGCAAATCGTAACCCAAGAGGCTCAACGTCCTTTCAATCTCATCACCGGACCATTGCTGCGAGTAAAGCTGCTACAACTGGATGAAGCAGAATATCTGCTGCTGCTAAATCTACATCACATTGTTGCCGATGGCTGGTCAATTGGAGTGCTAATTAGAGAACTGGGGGTATTATACAAAGCTTTCGCAGAGGATAAGCGATGTCTGACGACAAGCGACTCCATGTCTACCCCCCTAGCAGAATTACCCATTCAATATGCAGATTTCGCAGAATGGCAACGGGAGTGGCTGCAAAGAGTGGGAGCAAACGGCACCTCGCCCCTACAAACTCAGTTAGCTTATTGGCAAAAGCAATTAGACGGGATTTCGGTGCTGAATCTCCCCACCGACAGACTAAGATCAGCAGTTCCTACCTACAGGGGTGCAAAACAATTTTTAGAGCTACCACACTCCTTAACTCAAGCGCTAGAGGCACTGAGCTACCAAGAAGGCGTTACCTTGTTCATGATTCTGCTGGCAGTATTTCAAACCTTGCTTTATCGCTACACGCAGCAAGAGGATATTACAGTAGGTTCACCTATTGCCAATCGCAATCGTAGCGAACTAGAAGGATTAATTGGTTTTTTTGTCAATAGCTTGGTGCTACGTATAGATTTCTCAGGTAACCCGACGTTTCGAGAATTGTGGAATCGAGTGCGAGAGGTAACTTTAGGAGCCTATGCTCATCAGGATTTGCCCTTTGAAAAGCTGGTGGAGGAACTGCATCCAGAGCGAGATTTGAGCTATCATCCTTTTTTTCAGGTTGTATTTAGCCTGCAAAACACTCCCATCGAAGCGCTAGAGTTACCTGGGTTAAGGCTTTCGCTATTTGAGTTCGACAGCAAAACTGCAAAGCTTGATTTAGAGTTCCATCTGTGGCAGGACTTGGATAGTTTGAAAGGACAAATAATTTATAGCACAGATTTATTTGATGACACGACCATTACCCGGATGCTGGGACATTTCCAAACGCTGTTAGAAAGCATTGTTGCCAATCCAGAACAGCGTCTTTCAGATTTATCTTTGCTGACTGAAGAAGAACGACTTGAGTTATTAATTGATTGGAATGACACTAAAAAAGACTACCCACAAAACAAGTGTTTTCATCAGTTATTTGAAGCGCAGGTGCAGGAAACTCCCGATGCGAACGCAGTAGTCTTTGATAAGCAGCAGTTAACCTATCGCGAACTAAATATCCGCGCTAACCAACTTGCACATCACCTGCAAAAATGGGGGGTAGTCCCTGACGTTTTAGTAGGCATTTCCGTAGAGCGATCGCTAGAGATGATCGTCGCACTATTAGGCATTCTCAAAGCAGGTGGAGCATACCTGCCTTTAGATCCGAGCTTACCTCAAGAGCGTCTTAAGTTCATGCTAGAAGATGCACAAGTTTCAGTATTGCTGATACAAGAAAAGTTGCTCGAGCATTTTGAGGACTTATCGACTCCAATTATTTGTATAGATGAAGATTGGGCAACTATTACACAACACAGCCAAGAAAACCCAACCAGCGGCGTCACACTTGACAACCTAGCTTATGTTATCTACACTTCTGGCTCAACAGGAAAGCCTAAAGGCGTTTTGCTCCAGCATCGAGGATTGTCCAACTTAGCGTCAGATCAGATTGAGGTTTTCAACTTGCAACCGAGTAACCGCATTCTGCAATTCGCATCATTAAGTTTCGATGCCTCAATTTTTGAGATTGTCATGGCACTGCAGACAGGAGCAACTCTTTATTTAGCAAACAAAGAATCCCTTCTACCCGGACAACCTTTGCTTCAAATACTGCGCGAAAAAGCTATTACTCACGTTACCCTTCCGCCAGCAGTGTTAGCAATCCTACCTACAGAATCACTTCCGGTATTGCAAACTATTATTTGTGCAGGTGAATCTTGTACTGATGATATTGTAAAACGTTGGTGGAACTCTCAGCGTCGGTTTTTTAATGCTTACGGGACTACTGAAACAACCGTTTGGTCAACTGTTGCAGAGATTAGTCATATAAGTGAAAAACCGCCCATTGGTCGCCCTATTGCTAATACTCAAATTTATATATTAGATAAGCATTTACAACCTTTACCAATTGGAATTTCTGGAGAATTATATATAGGTGGTGACGGATTGGCACAAGGCTATATTAACCGTCCAGAATTAAAGATTGAAAAATTTATTTCCAATCCTTTTCATGATAAAAAAGGAGCGCGACTTTACAAGACGGGTGATTTAGCTCGGTATCGAGCGGACGGTAATATTGAATTTTTAGGTCGCATCGATAATCAAGTAAAAATTCGTGGATTTCGCATTGAGTTGTCAGAAATTGAAACAGTGCTGAGTCAGCATCAAAGTGTGCAAAAAGCAGTAGTAATTGTTGAAGAAAATGTATCTGGCGATAAGTCCTTGGTGGCTTATATTGTTACCAATGTAAAGACGCAAAATTTCGCGTCTCTACTCCGTAAATTCTTAAAAGAAAAATTACCAGAATATATGCTCCCAAAAGCTTTTATAGTGCTGGATTCTCTGCCGCTAACAGCTAGTGGTAAAGTGGATCGTTTGGCGCTAAGAGAACTCGACAGTCCGGCTAGCCGCTCAACAGATAAAGCATTTATCGCTCCTCGGACTCCAACCGAGTCAATCTTGGCAAAAATTTGGGCTGAAGTCCTTAATGTTGAGCGTGTGGGTATTCATGATAACTTCTTCGACTTGGGAGGAGATTCGCTGTTAACTGTAAGCCTCCTGAAGCAAATACATAAGCAGTTTGAGCGCGAATTGCCGCTATCTAGCTTATTTTTAAATCCAACAATTGAAAGTTTATCAACTTCTCTATCCTCAAAAGCAGATTCTCTCCCGTGGTCACCCTTAGTTCCAATTCAACCTGCTGGTTCAAGTCCAGCTTTCTTCTGCGTCCATCCAATTTTTGGTGTTGTCTTTCCTTATTATGAATTAGCTCATCATTTGGGAAACAATCAACCATTTTATGGGCTACAACCCATTGGACTTGACGGAAAAACTTCTCCCCTAACTAACATTGAGGATATGGCTACCCACTACATTGAAGCATTGCGTAGAGTGCAGCCTAAAGGTCCTTATTTTTTAGGAGGTTGGTCTTTTGGAAGTTGGGTTGCTTTTGAAATGGCTCAACAACTCCAAAGATCTGGGGAAGAAGTGGCTCTACTTGCTGTGCTTGACACTTTAGCACCAATTCCAGGCAATATACCTTCTTTGGGTAACAATTTTAAGTTTATGCTGACTACAGTGGCGCGATATATATGGCCTTTTTTCTTCGATTATTTTTATCTAATTATCGCGATCGTCAAGAATCGAATTAACACTTTAACTTCTCGATTGACTAATTTTATTAAAATTATGCGGCTCCCAACAAATCTCTTCTCTCACCTCATCCTCAAAGAGGATGCCACAGTTAACGTTATACCTGAAGAATCCAAGTTAAGACTTTTAAGGGAGTTAGCAATTCGTCCAATGCTTCGAGTTTTCTATGCCAATAGCCAAGCAGTTCTCAACTACGTTCCGCAAGCTTATCCTAAACGAATTAATCTTTTTAGAACAAAGGTTCAGTCTAGCATTGCCAAGGAAGATCCGAGTATGGGTTGGGATCGGCTAATTGTGGGAGGAACGGAAATTTACCATATTCCTGGCAATCACCTAACTATGCTAAGAAAACCCCATATCCAAGTTCTCGCCGTACAGCTAAGAGCTTGTATTGAGAAAGCACAAAATTTACAGCAGTTTTCACCTAAATGA
- a CDS encoding non-ribosomal peptide synthetase, producing MSSKEVFVFPASFAQQRLWFLDQLIPGNAIYNVLTVIRLTGSLKLAALEQTFNEIVRRHETLRTTFIVLDGQPLQTIAPSLTIPISVLNLQQLPTDRQEVKAKCIVTAEIEHPFDLSSGPLLRVILLVLSETEHILLLNMHHIICDDWSMGLLIRELGTLYAAFAQNQPSPLLELPLQYADFAHWQRDWLQGEVLQTHLAYWREQLNGISILHLPTDKLRPAIQSYQGATQFLELPKKLIDGLEKLSQQEGVTLFMTLVAAFQTLLYRYTHQEDIALGSAIANRNRSEIEGIIGFFVNSLVLRSNLSGNPTFRELLGRVREVTLGAYSHQDLPFEKLVEELHPERNLSHHPLFQVVFGFQNAPMSALELPELVPSFMNIDLKKTRFDLELHLWKCSEDFRSLWGGNWEYSEGLRGVMVYNTDLFERATISRMLKHFKTLLSGIVANPEQRIANLPLLSEVELHQVLVEWNNTQADYPQDKCIHQLFEEKVQQYPNSIAVSFANEQLTYQELNTRSNKLAHHLQKIGVCSEVLVGICISQSIEMIIGLLGILKAGGAYVPLDPSYPQERLNFMLEDAQVSLLLTQENLLKHFEGFSNPIISIDKDWEIITQEQEDNLKSDLNTDNLAYVIYTSGSTGKPKGVAVPHKAVNRLVCNTNYIKLEPSDKVAQASNTSFDAATFEIWGALLNGAQLVGISKYVTLSSREFALQLREKSINVLFLTTALFQQFARNVPQAFATLKYLLFGGETVDTRWITKILQYGAPKHLIHVYGPTENTTFSSYYCVEELPSATYFPIGRPITNTQIYILDTHLQPMPIGVTGELYMGGEGLAREYLNRPELTAEHFITHPFSNKPKTRLYKTGDLARYLPDGNIEFLGRIDNQVKIRGFRIELSEIEAVLSQHLAVTATVVIVAEDVPDDKYLVAYIVPNQEQIPTQDVQGFASLLRQFLKEKLPEYMVPRAYVVLESLPLTPNGKVDRRALPTPDTITFNNHDYVAPRSQVEELLAEIWAKVLGKEQVGVHDNFFELGGHSLLATQLTSRIRDTFQIDLPVRNLFEAPTVEQLARCIDTMYWTAKGVDKVGTTSQEREDVEF from the coding sequence ATGTCTTCTAAAGAAGTTTTCGTCTTTCCCGCATCTTTTGCTCAACAGCGACTATGGTTCCTCGACCAGTTGATCCCCGGCAATGCTATCTACAATGTGCTGACAGTAATTCGCTTGACAGGTTCGCTTAAGTTAGCCGCACTAGAACAGACTTTTAACGAAATCGTGCGTCGCCACGAAACCTTACGCACCACTTTTATAGTATTGGATGGGCAACCCCTACAGACGATAGCACCCAGCTTAACAATACCTATTTCTGTATTAAACCTCCAGCAATTACCAACCGATCGACAAGAGGTTAAAGCAAAGTGCATTGTTACCGCAGAAATAGAACATCCCTTCGATTTATCCTCTGGGCCATTGCTGCGAGTCATACTCCTCGTCCTTTCCGAGACAGAACATATTCTATTATTGAATATGCACCACATTATCTGCGATGATTGGTCTATGGGGCTACTGATTCGGGAACTGGGAACGCTGTACGCAGCTTTTGCACAGAACCAGCCTTCTCCCCTATTAGAACTGCCTCTTCAGTACGCCGATTTTGCTCACTGGCAGCGCGACTGGCTGCAAGGAGAAGTACTCCAAACCCACTTAGCTTACTGGCGGGAGCAATTAAACGGTATTTCCATACTGCATCTGCCTACTGACAAACTAAGACCAGCTATACAAAGCTATCAAGGAGCAACACAATTTCTAGAGTTACCGAAAAAGCTAATTGATGGACTAGAAAAGCTGTCACAGCAAGAAGGTGTCACCTTATTTATGACACTGGTGGCAGCATTTCAAACGTTACTTTACCGCTACACACACCAAGAAGATATCGCGCTAGGTTCAGCAATTGCTAACCGTAACCGCAGTGAAATAGAAGGAATAATTGGTTTTTTTGTCAATAGTTTGGTGCTGCGTAGCAACTTATCTGGAAACCCCACTTTTCGGGAACTACTAGGCAGAGTACGGGAGGTAACGTTAGGAGCATACAGTCACCAAGATTTGCCGTTTGAAAAGTTAGTTGAAGAACTGCATCCAGAGCGAAACTTGAGCCACCATCCTTTGTTTCAAGTGGTGTTTGGTTTCCAGAATGCGCCAATGTCAGCGCTAGAACTGCCTGAATTAGTACCTAGCTTTATGAATATTGACTTGAAAAAAACGCGTTTTGATTTGGAACTGCATCTGTGGAAGTGTTCTGAGGATTTTAGGAGCTTATGGGGTGGAAATTGGGAGTATTCTGAAGGTCTGCGTGGCGTAATGGTTTACAACACAGATTTGTTTGAGCGAGCTACCATTAGCAGGATGCTGAAACATTTTAAAACTCTGTTGTCAGGTATTGTTGCAAATCCAGAACAACGAATTGCAAATTTACCGTTATTAAGTGAAGTGGAGCTACATCAGGTATTGGTGGAATGGAATAACACCCAAGCAGATTATCCTCAAGATAAGTGTATCCATCAATTGTTTGAGGAAAAGGTACAGCAGTATCCTAATTCTATAGCAGTAAGCTTTGCTAACGAGCAACTCACTTATCAAGAGTTGAATACTCGCAGCAATAAACTAGCACACCACTTACAAAAAATCGGAGTATGTTCAGAAGTTTTAGTCGGCATTTGTATTTCACAGTCTATAGAAATGATAATCGGGTTGTTGGGTATTCTTAAAGCAGGAGGAGCGTATGTTCCATTAGACCCCAGCTATCCTCAAGAGCGCCTAAATTTTATGCTTGAAGATGCACAAGTTTCATTATTGCTGACACAAGAAAACTTGCTCAAGCATTTTGAAGGTTTCTCAAATCCAATTATTTCTATAGATAAAGACTGGGAAATTATTACCCAAGAACAGGAAGACAATCTCAAAAGCGATTTAAATACTGATAATTTAGCCTATGTTATTTACACCTCTGGTTCTACAGGAAAACCCAAGGGAGTAGCTGTACCTCATAAAGCTGTCAATCGTTTAGTGTGCAATACTAACTATATAAAATTAGAACCATCTGATAAAGTCGCCCAAGCCTCAAACACATCCTTTGATGCAGCGACATTCGAGATTTGGGGAGCGCTACTTAACGGTGCTCAACTTGTGGGAATTAGTAAATATGTAACCCTTTCGTCTCGCGAATTTGCATTACAACTACGAGAAAAAAGTATCAACGTTCTGTTTTTGACTACCGCCTTGTTTCAACAGTTTGCTAGAAATGTTCCGCAAGCTTTTGCGACCTTGAAATATTTACTGTTTGGTGGCGAAACTGTTGATACGAGATGGATTACAAAGATTCTCCAATATGGTGCGCCAAAGCATTTAATTCATGTTTATGGCCCTACGGAAAATACCACATTTTCTTCTTATTACTGCGTAGAAGAATTACCATCAGCCACATATTTTCCTATTGGTCGCCCCATTACAAACACCCAGATTTATATATTAGATACCCATTTACAACCTATGCCTATTGGTGTTACTGGCGAATTATATATGGGTGGGGAGGGGCTGGCGCGAGAATATCTCAATCGCCCTGAACTAACTGCTGAACACTTTATTACTCATCCTTTTAGTAATAAGCCAAAAACACGTCTTTATAAAACGGGTGATTTAGCTCGCTATTTACCAGATGGCAATATTGAATTTTTAGGTCGTATTGACAATCAAGTCAAGATTCGCGGCTTCCGCATTGAGTTGTCAGAGATTGAAGCGGTGTTGAGTCAACATCTAGCAGTCACAGCAACTGTTGTCATTGTTGCTGAGGACGTACCTGATGATAAGTACTTGGTGGCTTATATTGTTCCCAACCAGGAACAAATACCGACGCAAGACGTGCAAGGCTTTGCATCCTTACTTCGTCAATTTCTGAAAGAAAAGTTACCAGAATACATGGTGCCAAGAGCCTACGTAGTCCTGGAATCTCTACCTCTAACACCTAATGGCAAAGTGGATCGCCGTGCTTTACCCACGCCTGATACAATTACCTTCAATAATCACGATTATGTGGCACCGCGATCGCAAGTTGAAGAATTACTTGCAGAAATTTGGGCTAAAGTCTTGGGAAAAGAGCAAGTAGGCGTCCACGACAATTTCTTTGAATTGGGCGGTCATTCTCTACTAGCGACTCAGCTAACTTCCCGTATCCGTGACACCTTCCAAATAGATTTGCCTGTACGCAATTTGTTTGAAGCACCGACTGTAGAACAACTTGCTAGGTGTATTGACACAATGTATTGGACAGCAAAAGGTGTGGATAAAGTTGGAACTACGAGTCAGGAGCGAGAAGACGTGGAATTTTAA
- a CDS encoding RNA-guided endonuclease InsQ/TnpB family protein: MSFKSKEQKALDQDKNKDTYISTVVQHLKLSSLGSAVVSDILSHANSLYNTLTFNLRQGFFVHKTLNFQSLTIDLQTDFKENYHYKMLHSQAAQSVCHKVAENFKSFKQLLDKYFSEGTKKPKLPGYRQKGGMFEVTYPSQSVNISQEHGIIFATVSTGILFKKQHKEDVMETSLNERLKFRIPDDVDPKRLVELVITSKHREIYLHWVCRKKKEIITELDKSSVLGIDIGLNNFITCIPNTGKEGFIINGRPLKAINQFYNKTVSKLKKGKDENFWSGSLARATQSRNNQVRDFIKKSARTIINKCLESGIGKIVFGWNEGIKNGIDNGRVNNQNFVQVPFTALRDTLKYLCERSGIEFVIVEESYTSKMSFFDGDELPVFGKETESQKEQKPSGRRTKRGEYKTASGTVVNADAQGACNILRKAKIDTSKITFRVCQILKRINIWIGKKFLSCKGTAASLSCCTTIGVTEPTR, encoded by the coding sequence ATGTCATTCAAAAGTAAAGAGCAAAAAGCGCTAGATCAGGATAAAAATAAAGATACGTATATCTCGACGGTTGTACAGCATTTAAAACTATCAAGTCTTGGATCTGCTGTAGTATCTGACATATTGTCACACGCCAACAGTTTATATAACACCTTGACTTTCAATTTGAGACAAGGATTTTTTGTACACAAAACTCTGAATTTTCAATCTTTGACCATTGATTTACAAACCGACTTCAAAGAAAACTACCATTACAAAATGCTGCATTCTCAAGCAGCCCAGTCTGTGTGTCATAAGGTGGCTGAGAATTTCAAATCATTCAAACAGCTTTTGGACAAGTATTTTAGCGAGGGAACAAAGAAGCCTAAATTACCAGGTTATCGTCAAAAAGGTGGTATGTTTGAAGTGACATATCCCAGTCAATCAGTAAATATATCACAAGAGCATGGCATTATATTTGCTACTGTTTCTACTGGCATTCTGTTCAAGAAGCAGCACAAAGAAGATGTCATGGAAACAAGTTTAAATGAAAGATTGAAATTCAGGATTCCTGATGACGTTGACCCCAAACGCCTTGTTGAGCTAGTAATTACATCAAAGCATAGAGAGATTTATCTACATTGGGTATGTAGAAAGAAAAAAGAAATTATTACTGAATTAGATAAGTCAAGTGTTTTAGGAATTGACATCGGGTTAAACAACTTTATTACTTGTATTCCGAACACAGGTAAAGAAGGATTTATCATAAATGGGCGACCATTAAAAGCAATAAATCAGTTTTATAATAAAACTGTATCTAAGCTAAAAAAGGGTAAGGATGAGAATTTCTGGAGTGGGAGTTTAGCTAGAGCAACTCAATCTAGGAATAACCAAGTCCGCGATTTTATCAAGAAATCTGCACGTACAATAATCAATAAATGTTTAGAATCAGGAATAGGCAAAATAGTATTTGGTTGGAATGAAGGGATAAAGAATGGAATAGACAATGGGCGTGTTAATAATCAAAATTTTGTACAAGTGCCGTTTACCGCATTACGTGATACGCTCAAGTATTTATGTGAAAGATCTGGAATAGAATTCGTAATTGTAGAAGAATCATACACTTCAAAAATGTCATTTTTTGATGGGGATGAGCTACCCGTATTCGGAAAAGAAACCGAATCCCAGAAGGAACAGAAGCCTTCCGGTAGAAGAACAAAGCGTGGTGAATACAAAACAGCAAGCGGAACAGTCGTCAACGCCGATGCTCAGGGTGCTTGCAATATCCTAAGAAAGGCAAAAATTGACACTTCAAAAATTACTTTTCGAGTGTGTCAAATTCTCAAAAGAATCAATATTTGGATAGGTAAAAAATTCCTATCATGTAAAGGTACGGCAGCAAGCTTGTCTTGTTGCACGACTATAGGAGTCACTGAACCGACTCGGTAA